CGGCTTCCTTCAGGCCGGCACGAGCGGGCTCCATGAGCCCGGAGTGGAACGCGCCCCCTACTCGGAGGGCTATCACCTTCTTGGCTCCACGCGCGTCGCACAGGTCCATCGCTCTTGCGACTGCCATGCGATCGCCGCTGATGACGATCTGGTCGCCGGTGTTGACGTTGGAGATCCACACGCCGGTCTCCCGGGCAACCTCCTGCAGCGCGACTCGGTCGAGTCCGATGACGGCCGCCATGGTGCCGGGGTTCTGGTCGCATGCTTCCTGCATGAGCCTTCCGCGCTCCTGCACGAGCAGGGCCGTCTGGTCCACGGACAGCACGCCGCCAACGGCAAGGGCTGTGTACTCGCCCAGGCTGTGGCCGGCCATGACGATGGGCTGAGGCATCTCATCGGTGCCGAGCTCGTTTTCCATCGCCTTCACACAGGCCAGGCTAACGGCCATGATGCCGGGCTGCGCGTTGATCGTCTCTTTGAGGTCGTCTTCAGGCCCTTCGAACATCACGTTGGTGAGCGACCGTCCGAGCGCGTCATCTATCTCGTCGAACACGTCCCGTGCGGCGGGCGAGCTTTCGTAAAGCTCCTTGCCCATGCCGACTGCCTGTGCGCCCTGTCCCGGGAACAGGTATGCGACTTCGGGGCCCTGAGCTTCGGTCTTGAATGTAAGGGTCATGGGGTCATCTCCCTCGGGCGTCGTGCGACTCATGAGTTCAACCGGTGGGGTCTGCCGCCGGTTAGACGAGCTCGGAGTCCGAAACGATCACTTCGCGCCCATTGTAGTAGCCGCAGTGAGCACACACGCGGTGGGGCATCCTGGCTCGCTGGCACTGGGGGCACCTGGACAGCGACGGTCTGCTGAGCGCGTGGTGCGCGGACCTTCCGCCCTTGCGTTTCCTCGAGTGCTTTTTTTTCGGAAGAGGTGGCATTTCAGTTCCTCGCGTTGGCTCTAGTCAGTCTCAGCCGCGCCGGACATCAACTCAAGAAGGGGCCCCCAGCGCGCGTCCCTCGCCACTTCACAGTCGCACTGCTTGTGGTTCAGGTCCGAGCCGCAGCCCGCGCACAATCCAGCGCAGTTGGGCTTGCATAATGGCTTCATGGGGTCTTCCATCATGACGTACTCTGTGACGGGGTCTGTCAGATCGAGAATGTGGTTTTCGTCTATCAGGTAGTAGTCACTGCCATCGGAAGGCGGGGTAACCCACGCTCCAGTCAGCGGGTTGAGAGAGGGGATGTACTCCTCTTCGAGCTGAAACTGTATCGGATGACTGTATTGAGTCAGGCAGCGACCGCACTCGGACTCCAGCGCCGAATGCAGCGCAGCGCTCACCCAGATGCTCTTATTTGTCCTCATCATGCCGACCGTTCCAAACACCCTGACATAATCATGTCTTTCGGGTAAGAGGAGTGGGTCGTCTAACTGGTACTCGCGGCTGGAGCCGCTCGGTTCCATCAGCAACTGTGAAACGTTCAGCTCCATTCCCAGCCTCACATTCGGGCAGGCGAGCGATGCTGCCTATTCAACCGATTCTAGGTAAACCTCTAATATTGTGTCAAGTTTCACATAGTCTGGCGTTATCAGTCCTCCAGCTCCGCCAGTATCTCCCTTACGTAGTCCACCGACCGCTTGTCTTTGTGCAGCTGGTCGCCGGTGTTTGTGCCCTCAAGGGCGAAGTAGCCATCGTAGCCGGCCTCGTGCATCGCGGACAGCGCGAAGCGGTAGTCTATGTCGCCGTCGGGCAGCGCGGTCCTGATGAAATACGAGTGATTGAGCTCGGGGATGTGCACCCTCTGGAGGCTCTTGCAGTGCCAGTACTTGGAGTGAGACGCGAGTGCGACGATGCACTCCTCTGTAGACTCCTCAGGCTCTTCATACGTCCACAGCACGTTGCCGAGGTCGGGGTTCGCGTGGACGTGGGGGCTGTCGGTCAGCTCGAGCAGGTGCAGCGTGGACCAGGAGTTATCGGCGATCGAGTGCTGGTGCACCTCTATCGTGATGTCTGCGCCGATGTCGCCGGCGCGCTTTCCGACTTCACGCAGCGCCTTCGCCGTCTGTACGTAGTCGTCAGCCGTGGCCAGCGCGCTGGAGCCGTGGGAAGAGGGCTCGCCGCTGGGGCCGGTGTCCAGGGTGGCATCGCGCGGAGGCGTGCCCAGCGCGGTGTTGACGACTCCAACACCAATCCAGCCCGCAACCTCTACGGCCTTCTCCAGCCGCTTGCGGTTATCGGCAGCAACGTTGGGCTGGGCCAGTCCCCCACCCGCTCGTATCGCGACGCATGGTGTGCCGGCGTCTGAGAGTACAGACTGGAACTCCTTTGCCGTCTCCTTGGTCGCCTCGAATCCGCCGAAGGCCTCGAAGCCAAGCTCGATGCCGTCGAAGCCCATGTCGTTGACCTTGCCCAGGTACTCGGTACGAGTCTTGGGGTCTTCCGGAATGTTCCACGCGGCCCCGGCTATGAACGGGTAGAAAGTGCCACGGCGAAATGCGTAACAGAGCTTCAACGTCTAAACCTCCAAGCTATTAACGTGCTGTCTCAGGTGATAGAAGCCCAGGCTGCAGGCTCTACCGTCATTCCCGCGAAAGCGGGGATCCAGAGGGGCGTGGGTGGCGCCCACCTACTTTGTGAGCAAACCCTTTCACCCTCACCCCAACCCTCTCCCATCAAGGGAGAGGGGGCCTATTGGTTGGTATTCGTGGTTGTGTGCAGAATTACCTGCCCTTTCAGATTCCTCAAAGGGGATCCTACAAAGATCTCCCTATTCGTCCAGTCCGAAGGACTCTTTGGCGATGTCTACGATGTACCGGCTGATCGACAGAGACGACGTCGCGCCCGGCGACGGCGCGTTCAGTACGTGTATCGCGCCTTCGGTCTCGGCGATGCTGAAGTCCTGCAGCAGCCCGCCGTTGCGGTCGACCGCCTGCGCCCGCACACCAGCGCCAGGCTGGTAGAGATCCTCCCCCTGTATCTCCGGAACCAGCGTCTGCAGCGACTTCACGAACACCGACTTCACCATGGAGCGGTACTGCTCGTTGAAGCCCGTCTGCCAGTACTTGGCGCTCATCTTCCAGAAGCCGGGGTAGGTCAGCGTGCCGAGCGCGTCGCCCATAGCGAAGCTGGTCTTCGAGTAGCCCTCGCGCTTCAGTGCGAGAACCGCGTTCGGCCCAGCCTCGACCGATCCGTTGATCCGCTTGGTGAAGTGGACTCCAAGGAACGGCAGGGTGGGATCCGGCACAGGGTAGATCAGCCCCTTAACGAGGCTGGCACGCTCCGGCCTGATCGAGAAGTACTCGCCCCTGAACGGGATGATTTTCACACCAATATCGACGCCCATCAGCCCCGCGACTTTGTCCGCGTGCAGCCCGGCGCAGTTGATGATGCTCTTTGCGGTCATATCACCGGCGGTCGTCTCGAGGTGGATACTGCCATTGCTCCTTGAGATGGAGCGCACCTCGGCGTTGGTGACCAGGTCTCCCCCGCCCTCGCGCATCTCTGTCGAGTACGCCTGCGACACCTTGGTGAAGTCAATAATGCCGGTGTTAGGAGACCAGATCGCCTTCACACCCGCGACATGAGGCTCGTGCTCTCGCAGCTCCTCGGGGCCGATGAGCTCGAGTCCCTCGGCTCCGTTCTCCGTGCCGCGCCGGAACAGCTCTTCGAGTCCGGGCACCTCAGAGTCTTCGATCGCCACGATCAGCTTGCCGCACATCTCGTACTCGATGTCGCGCTCGTCGCAGAAGTCGCGCAGCAGTCGTCCGCCGGTGGAACAGAAGTTCGCCTTCTGTGAGCCGGGGGCGTAGTAGATGCCAGCGTGGATCACACCGGAGTTATGTCCGGTCTGGTGCTGGGCAATCGCGGACTCTTTCTCGATGACCACGACCTTCTTGTCGGGGTGCTCCTGGGTCAGACGCATCGCCGTAGCGAGCCCGATAATTCCAGCGCCGATGATAGCGATGTCGTAGTTGGACGAGTTCATTGATTCACCCGGGCGTCTAATACGCTCCAGCCCCATGAAGCAATCTTAGAGGGAAAGAGAGGTGGGTGGATTGTACCACAGAAGGCAACGCGTGGGATGAGACTCACTGGAGGGCCCCAATACACCCTATCTCCGACCATTCCACACTCCTCTGTATGGGTTAAACTGAGTCGCGTTACACACCTTGAAGGAGCTTTGCTTTGACCTACTCGGCCATTATCGTCGGCGCTGGACATAACGGACTCGTGGCGGCCAACTACCTGGCACGCCAGGGCGCGAGAGTCCTCGTGCTCGAACGTCGCGACTTCGTTGGCGGCGCGTGCATCACTGAGGAGCTGTTCCCGGACTTCCGTGTCTCGTCGTGCTCGTACATCTGCCACATGCTGCAGGACAAGGTGATTGACGACCTCGAGCTCAGGAAGCATGGACTCGACATTCATCCGGTCGACCCGTACCGCTTCCAGCCGTTCCCGAACGGCAAATACATGCTGCGCTGGCATGACGAGAAGAGAAACGTGGATGAGCTTGCGCGCCTCTCGCCGTCTGACATAGACGGCTACCACAGGTTCCAACAGTTCATGACGCGCGCCGCGACCATTATTCACCGCTACTTCCTCGAAGAGCCACCCACACTCGCGCAGGTGGCTGCGGACGTCCAGGGCACTGCCGATGAGGCCGTCTGGGACCGGCTGCTCACCGGTAACATGAAGGACCTCGTCGAGGAGCACTTCGAGTCTCCCGAGGTCCGAGCGGTGTTCATCGACGCCGAGGACGCGCAGGACACTCGCGCGCCGGGCTCAATCATGTCGGTGGCATACAACGACACCGACATGTTCACCGAGGACCGCAACTTCGGCATTCCGCACGGAGGCATGGGCGGCATCACCCAGGCGATGGCCAGGGCTGCCGAGTCGCTCGGCGCGGAGATCCGCACCAACGTTCCCGTCGACCGGATCGTGGTCAGGAACGGGCGTGCCGTTGGCGTCAGGCTGACGGACGGCGAGATCATCGAGGCCGATGTCGTGCTCTCCAACGCCGACCCCAAGCGCACATTCCTGTCTCTAATAGATGAAGGGGATCTGTCATCCGACCTGGTCAACGGCGTCCGCAGGCTCAAGACGGAAGTCTCGTACCTGAAGTTCCACGCCGCGCTGGACGAGCTGCCGGACTTCACGGGCTATCTCGGCGACAGGTACGACGAGAACTACCTCGTGCAGGTACGCATCTGCCCGTCGGTCGAGTACTTCCAGCAGAGCGCGGACGACGCGCGCGCCGGTCGGCCGTCGACGGCTCCGGTCATGCACATCCAGATACCGTCGGTGCTGGACAAGACGCTGACGCCTGAGGGCAAGCACGTGATGTCGATCTGGGTGCTGTACGCACCGGTCAGGCCGTACGGCGAATCGTGGGACAACTACCGCGAGCAGGCTGGCGAGGACCTGATAGACAAGATCTCAGAGTACGCGCCCGGCTTCCGGCAGTCAGTTCGCGACTGGGAGCTGTTCACTCCGCAGGAACTGGAGGAGCGTGTCGGGTTGACCGACGGCAACATCCGCCACCTGGACATCACCACGGCGCAGATGCTCGCCAACAGGCCCAACTCGCTGATGTCGGGATACCGGACGCCGGTGGACAACCTCTACCTGTGCGGAGCCGGGACACACCCAGGCGGCGAGGTCACCGGGGCCCCAGGCCACAACGCCGCCCACGCAGTGCTAAGAGACTGGGAGCTGGCGTAGGGACGCGTTGCTGTCTCAACCTTCGCCGCCATACAATGGCGCCACGTTTAATCCAGGTACATCGGGAGGCACACGACTATGACCCAGCCGGAGTACAGAAAGCCCATTCCGGTCCCCGTTCCGGAGACCGAATTCTTCTGGCGCAAGGCCAAGGAGCACGAGCTCTGGATCCAGCGCTGCATCCATTGCGCCGAGGCGTTCTTCTATCCAAGGCTCAGGTGTCCCCTGCCCGGTTGCATGTCCGACCAGGTTGAGTGGTTCCAGGCATCAGGACGCGGGAAGCTGTTCACGTACATGATCAACCACCGGCCGGCGCCTGGATTCGAGACCGATGCGCCCTACGCAATCGCGATCATCCAGCTCGAAGAGGGCCCGCGCATGATGGGCAACATCGTCGGCATCGAGAACACGCCGGAGAACCTCGTCCTGGACATGCCGCTGAAGGTCGTCTTCACCGACGCCACCGACGAGATAGCCATCCCGAACTGGGAGCCGGCTTAGCCGACTCTGGCTTCACCCTCACCCTGGCCCTCTCCCATCAAGGGAGAGGGAATGCTCATGCCAATGACGGATAGAACAGGAGCCTTACGAAAATGTCACTCAGATACAAGACGGCCATAGTCGGTGCCTCCGAGACAACACAGCTCGGCGTCATTCCCGACATGTCCGAGACCGAGCTGCACATCGACGCCGCTGTCAACGCCATGCGGGACGCCGGCATCGAGAAGGACCAGATCGACGGCATCTCCTCCACCATGAATCCGGCGACGCTCGCCCACAACCTCGGCATCGTGCCGAAGTGGGTGGACAACACCTCGGTCGGCGGCACGTCGTTCCTCATACACATGCGACACGCAGCGGCGGCGATAGTCTCGGGGCTCGCGACCACCATCCTGTGCTGCATGGGACAGAGTGGACGTAGCCGCGTCGGTGTCGGCGGGATGCGCATAGGGACTGCCGCAGGCCCCGCCGGTCCGACCTACGATGGCTCGTACCCCGGTCAGTTCGAGTCGATCTACGGCGTGCTCGGCCCAACCACGCAGTTCGGCATGGGCGTGCTGCGCTATATGAAGGAGACAGGAACGACGATCGAGCAGCTAGCGTCGGTCGCAGTCGCCCAGCGTAAGTGGTCGACCAAGGTGCCGCGCGCCATGTTCCGCGACCTCGTCACCGTCGACGAAGTCCTCAACAGCCGCATGATCTGCTACCCGTACCGCCTGTTCATGTGCTGCCCTGTCACCGACGGCGGCGGCGCGTTCATCGTTACCAGTGCGGACAGGGTGGACGACTTCCCCACCAAGCCGGTGTACATACTCGGCACGGGCGAGTCGGTGGAGACGCCGGTCGTCAGCCAGATGTACGACATGACATCCTCGGCGGCATTCAAGACCTCCAGCTCGAAGGCATTCGAGGAGGCGGGCGTGTCACACGACGACATCGACCACATCCAGATTTACGACGCGTTCGTGCACCTGCCGATCTACGGACTCGAAGACCTCGGATTCGTGGGACGCGGCGAGGCCGGAGCGTTCATCGAGGAGGGCAACACCTCGCCGGGCGGCAAGCTGCCGCTGAACACGAACGGCGGCGGTCTGTCCTACACGCACACCGGCATGTACGGCATGTTCGCGATGCAGGAGTCAGTACGGCAGGTCAGGGGCGAAGCCGCGCACCAGGTGGAGGGGGTAAAGACGTCCTTCTGCCAGGGCGTGGGCGGCATGTTCATGGCCGCCGGCAGCCTCATTTTCACCAACGAGCCGCCGCATAATTAACATACAATTAGGAGGGCGAGGGTGACCTCCTTTTAGCAAGCATCGCCGGGATCGCCCAACCAAGAGAGGCAAGTATGGGGCGGACATACGCCACCGCAATAATAATTGGAGCCGACTCCACCCGAGAGTACGAATTCCTCGTCGATACTGGAGCGACTCACATAGGTCTTCCGCAGAGCGAGATAGACCAACTCGGCCTTGAGCCTATCCCCCGGAATGGCATGCTCCAAGTTCGGACCGCTGTCGGAGTCGTGGAGCTACAGGCATATGGAATCACTGGGGTGATTGATGGACGTGGATTCGTCGCTATGGTCACACCTGCACCAATTCCACTGCTCGGATACGAGTTGCTGGAGAACTTGGGATACAAGGTCAATCCAGTCTCCCGATCACTCGAACGGGTCTCTCCAGACGAGTTCGGGCCACCATACCTGCTGTTCAGCCTAGTCGACTAAATTGGCAGGACGATGACTCTTTGACCAACGGTCATCATCCTGCCCTTATCGACGCCGCTTATGCTTATGCTGTCGTGGAAGATTTATCTGTATCGCAAAAGACTACCTGAACCAACAACGGAACCCATGACATGACCGACATCCTCTGCT
This Dehalococcoidia bacterium DNA region includes the following protein-coding sequences:
- the fabD gene encoding ACP S-malonyltransferase, whose amino-acid sequence is MTLTFKTEAQGPEVAYLFPGQGAQAVGMGKELYESSPAARDVFDEIDDALGRSLTNVMFEGPEDDLKETINAQPGIMAVSLACVKAMENELGTDEMPQPIVMAGHSLGEYTALAVGGVLSVDQTALLVQERGRLMQEACDQNPGTMAAVIGLDRVALQEVARETGVWISNVNTGDQIVISGDRMAVARAMDLCDARGAKKVIALRVGGAFHSGLMEPARAGLKEAVEELDFNDSRVPIVANCTGTPMTKADDIKQELLSQICSTVQWKDTIDYMVGSGVDRFLEIGPGRALSGMVKRINRRANISNVTDFDSILSLRI
- the rpmF gene encoding 50S ribosomal protein L32; its protein translation is MPPLPKKKHSRKRKGGRSAHHALSRPSLSRCPQCQRARMPHRVCAHCGYYNGREVIVSDSELV
- a CDS encoding DUF177 domain-containing protein, producing MELNVSQLLMEPSGSSREYQLDDPLLLPERHDYVRVFGTVGMMRTNKSIWVSAALHSALESECGRCLTQYSHPIQFQLEEEYIPSLNPLTGAWVTPPSDGSDYYLIDENHILDLTDPVTEYVMMEDPMKPLCKPNCAGLCAGCGSDLNHKQCDCEVARDARWGPLLELMSGAAETD
- a CDS encoding sugar phosphate isomerase/epimerase, with amino-acid sequence MKLCYAFRRGTFYPFIAGAAWNIPEDPKTRTEYLGKVNDMGFDGIELGFEAFGGFEATKETAKEFQSVLSDAGTPCVAIRAGGGLAQPNVAADNRKRLEKAVEVAGWIGVGVVNTALGTPPRDATLDTGPSGEPSSHGSSALATADDYVQTAKALREVGKRAGDIGADITIEVHQHSIADNSWSTLHLLELTDSPHVHANPDLGNVLWTYEEPEESTEECIVALASHSKYWHCKSLQRVHIPELNHSYFIRTALPDGDIDYRFALSAMHEAGYDGYFALEGTNTGDQLHKDKRSVDYVREILAELED
- the lhgO gene encoding L-2-hydroxyglutarate oxidase, producing MNSSNYDIAIIGAGIIGLATAMRLTQEHPDKKVVVIEKESAIAQHQTGHNSGVIHAGIYYAPGSQKANFCSTGGRLLRDFCDERDIEYEMCGKLIVAIEDSEVPGLEELFRRGTENGAEGLELIGPEELREHEPHVAGVKAIWSPNTGIIDFTKVSQAYSTEMREGGGDLVTNAEVRSISRSNGSIHLETTAGDMTAKSIINCAGLHADKVAGLMGVDIGVKIIPFRGEYFSIRPERASLVKGLIYPVPDPTLPFLGVHFTKRINGSVEAGPNAVLALKREGYSKTSFAMGDALGTLTYPGFWKMSAKYWQTGFNEQYRSMVKSVFVKSLQTLVPEIQGEDLYQPGAGVRAQAVDRNGGLLQDFSIAETEGAIHVLNAPSPGATSSLSISRYIVDIAKESFGLDE
- a CDS encoding NAD(P)/FAD-dependent oxidoreductase gives rise to the protein MTYSAIIVGAGHNGLVAANYLARQGARVLVLERRDFVGGACITEELFPDFRVSSCSYICHMLQDKVIDDLELRKHGLDIHPVDPYRFQPFPNGKYMLRWHDEKRNVDELARLSPSDIDGYHRFQQFMTRAATIIHRYFLEEPPTLAQVAADVQGTADEAVWDRLLTGNMKDLVEEHFESPEVRAVFIDAEDAQDTRAPGSIMSVAYNDTDMFTEDRNFGIPHGGMGGITQAMARAAESLGAEIRTNVPVDRIVVRNGRAVGVRLTDGEIIEADVVLSNADPKRTFLSLIDEGDLSSDLVNGVRRLKTEVSYLKFHAALDELPDFTGYLGDRYDENYLVQVRICPSVEYFQQSADDARAGRPSTAPVMHIQIPSVLDKTLTPEGKHVMSIWVLYAPVRPYGESWDNYREQAGEDLIDKISEYAPGFRQSVRDWELFTPQELEERVGLTDGNIRHLDITTAQMLANRPNSLMSGYRTPVDNLYLCGAGTHPGGEVTGAPGHNAAHAVLRDWELA
- a CDS encoding Zn-ribbon domain-containing OB-fold protein; its protein translation is MTQPEYRKPIPVPVPETEFFWRKAKEHELWIQRCIHCAEAFFYPRLRCPLPGCMSDQVEWFQASGRGKLFTYMINHRPAPGFETDAPYAIAIIQLEEGPRMMGNIVGIENTPENLVLDMPLKVVFTDATDEIAIPNWEPA
- a CDS encoding thiolase: MSLRYKTAIVGASETTQLGVIPDMSETELHIDAAVNAMRDAGIEKDQIDGISSTMNPATLAHNLGIVPKWVDNTSVGGTSFLIHMRHAAAAIVSGLATTILCCMGQSGRSRVGVGGMRIGTAAGPAGPTYDGSYPGQFESIYGVLGPTTQFGMGVLRYMKETGTTIEQLASVAVAQRKWSTKVPRAMFRDLVTVDEVLNSRMICYPYRLFMCCPVTDGGGAFIVTSADRVDDFPTKPVYILGTGESVETPVVSQMYDMTSSAAFKTSSSKAFEEAGVSHDDIDHIQIYDAFVHLPIYGLEDLGFVGRGEAGAFIEEGNTSPGGKLPLNTNGGGLSYTHTGMYGMFAMQESVRQVRGEAAHQVEGVKTSFCQGVGGMFMAAGSLIFTNEPPHN
- a CDS encoding retroviral-like aspartic protease family protein; translated protein: MGRTYATAIIIGADSTREYEFLVDTGATHIGLPQSEIDQLGLEPIPRNGMLQVRTAVGVVELQAYGITGVIDGRGFVAMVTPAPIPLLGYELLENLGYKVNPVSRSLERVSPDEFGPPYLLFSLVD